The following proteins come from a genomic window of Gemmatimonas sp.:
- a CDS encoding alanine--glyoxylate aminotransferase family protein: protein MTQSPGPMTPFGTFFLPGPTEVRPEVLAAMTGPMLPHRGAKFEELFARVQAGLKPIFRTQRPVYVSSSSATGLMEAAIRCARPGAILCLVNGAFSERFANIAHSCGRDATVIGGDWHRPVPLDVVEAALKAKPYAALTVVHSETSTGTLTDIQALTQLAHRYDCAVLVDSVTGLAGVPVETDAWELDFVLTGSQKALALPPGLAFGVASERFLATAGQAEGRGLYFDLVEFEQYIHKNQTPNTPALSLLYATAVQGERIVKETIERRWDRHTQMAEHTHSWVHELRQRVGEAFCVYAPDEARSHTVTAVSVPASLSPDAIVKGVAKRGFVIGGGYGKLKGSTFRIGHMGDHTMEGLENVLEATAESIEELLA, encoded by the coding sequence ATGACGCAGTCTCCCGGTCCCATGACACCGTTTGGCACCTTCTTCCTCCCCGGCCCCACCGAGGTGCGCCCCGAAGTGCTGGCGGCCATGACCGGCCCCATGCTGCCGCATCGCGGTGCGAAATTCGAGGAGCTGTTCGCGCGCGTGCAGGCCGGGCTCAAGCCCATCTTCCGCACGCAGCGGCCGGTGTACGTGAGCAGCAGCAGCGCCACGGGGCTCATGGAGGCCGCCATTCGCTGCGCGCGCCCCGGCGCCATTCTGTGTCTGGTGAACGGGGCCTTCAGTGAGCGCTTCGCCAACATCGCGCACAGCTGCGGGCGCGACGCCACCGTCATCGGCGGCGACTGGCACCGCCCCGTGCCGCTCGACGTCGTCGAGGCCGCGCTCAAGGCCAAGCCCTACGCCGCGCTCACCGTGGTGCACAGCGAAACCAGCACCGGCACCCTCACCGACATTCAGGCACTCACGCAGCTGGCGCACCGCTACGATTGCGCGGTGCTGGTGGACAGCGTGACCGGGCTGGCTGGTGTGCCGGTGGAAACCGACGCGTGGGAGCTGGACTTCGTGCTCACCGGGTCGCAGAAGGCGCTCGCGCTGCCGCCGGGGCTCGCCTTTGGTGTGGCCAGCGAGCGCTTCCTGGCCACGGCCGGTCAGGCCGAGGGGCGGGGGCTGTACTTCGATCTCGTGGAGTTCGAGCAGTACATCCACAAGAACCAGACCCCCAACACCCCCGCGCTCAGCCTGCTCTACGCCACCGCCGTGCAGGGGGAGCGCATCGTGAAGGAAACCATCGAGCGGCGCTGGGACCGGCACACACAAATGGCCGAACACACCCACAGCTGGGTGCACGAACTGCGGCAGCGCGTGGGCGAAGCCTTCTGCGTGTATGCGCCCGACGAGGCGCGCAGCCACACCGTGACCGCCGTGAGTGTCCCTGCCTCGCTCAGCCCCGACGCCATCGTGAAGGGCGTGGCCAAGCGCGGCTTCGTGATTGGCGGCGGCTACGGCAAGCTCAAGGGCAGCACCTTCCGCATTGGCCACATGGGCGACCACACCATGGAAGGGCTGGAGAACGTGCTCGAGGCCACGGCGGAGAGCATCGAGGAGCTGCTGGCCTGA
- a CDS encoding response regulator, with protein sequence MKTEAATKAVLVVEDEQSIRDILVELFEVEGNTVTSAELLPEALEKLRMQRFDLIVTDLRLGGKRDGGLQVMALAGMLSPDAMVLVLTAYPDDSNRQASFRLGALHFLEKPVDLATIANHASSVGVRTAFATSLKE encoded by the coding sequence ATGAAGACCGAAGCTGCAACGAAGGCCGTGCTCGTCGTCGAGGATGAACAGAGTATCCGCGATATCCTCGTCGAGCTGTTCGAAGTGGAAGGGAACACGGTCACGTCGGCTGAACTTCTTCCTGAGGCACTCGAGAAGCTGCGCATGCAGCGCTTCGATCTGATCGTGACGGACCTCCGCCTGGGCGGAAAGCGGGACGGCGGGCTGCAGGTCATGGCCCTCGCCGGCATGCTCTCCCCCGATGCGATGGTGCTCGTCCTGACTGCGTACCCCGACGACTCCAATCGTCAGGCCTCGTTCCGTCTCGGCGCGCTGCACTTCCTGGAAAAACCCGTGGATCTCGCCACCATTGCGAACCACGCGTCATCCGTCGGAGTGCGCACCGCGTTCGCGACCAGTCTCAAGGAGTAA
- a CDS encoding zinc-ribbon domain-containing protein translates to MTSSNASAGAGFCAACGAALSAGARFCHRCGTPMGQGLPAARQAPVSGAAAVLPWGVAFVAMLALIAMVAGRNFGAAKGSGIDGSANSLPTSEIDGPAAGAPAGGAPFAGSAGGAAPDIANMSPSDRANRLYSRIMTYAEAGAVDSVAFFSPMALASHEMLESPTADERYHFGRIGEVANNPEIAKAQADTILQGQADHLLGLVLAARAARMTKNESAARAFDQRLLKALSSQLATQSEEYVQHRAEIDRAVAEAQQKQ, encoded by the coding sequence ATGACTTCTTCGAACGCTTCCGCCGGCGCGGGGTTCTGCGCCGCCTGCGGCGCCGCCCTGTCGGCCGGCGCCCGCTTCTGCCATCGCTGCGGTACCCCCATGGGCCAGGGGCTCCCGGCCGCGCGTCAGGCGCCGGTCTCCGGCGCGGCCGCCGTGCTCCCCTGGGGCGTGGCCTTCGTGGCGATGCTGGCGCTCATCGCCATGGTGGCGGGGCGCAACTTCGGCGCCGCCAAGGGCTCCGGCATCGACGGCTCCGCCAACTCGCTCCCCACCTCCGAGATCGATGGCCCTGCCGCCGGAGCCCCGGCCGGCGGCGCCCCCTTCGCCGGTAGTGCAGGTGGCGCGGCGCCCGACATCGCCAACATGTCGCCCAGCGACCGGGCCAATCGACTGTACAGCCGCATCATGACGTACGCCGAGGCGGGCGCCGTCGACTCGGTGGCCTTCTTTTCGCCCATGGCGCTGGCGTCGCATGAGATGCTCGAGAGCCCGACCGCCGACGAGCGCTATCACTTCGGGCGCATTGGCGAGGTGGCCAACAACCCCGAGATCGCCAAAGCGCAGGCCGATACCATCCTGCAGGGGCAGGCCGATCATCTGCTGGGGCTCGTGCTCGCCGCCCGCGCCGCGCGCATGACCAAGAACGAAAGCGCCGCCCGCGCCTTCGACCAGCGGCTGCTCAAGGCGCTGTCGTCGCAGCTCGCCACGCAGAGTGAGGAGTACGTGCAGCACCGCGCCGAGATCGACCGCGCCGTGGCCGAGGCGCAACAGAAGCAGTAA
- a CDS encoding sigma-54 dependent transcriptional regulator: protein MLSILVVDDDETVRGTLVEFFETFGHTVRGAATASAGRQLAAEHAPDVVLLDLRLPDAHGIVALDALLADDPELAVIMLTGHADVATAVKAMQHGAADLLEKPMDLEALAGAVERAARRGRLKQEVAVLRAQSRADEPAKASLAPTLEQLIVLAAQNADAPVLLQGETGTGKGFVARQIHERSARNQSPFVEINCASLSTTFFESELFGHERGAFTDARQAKRGLLEVAGDGTVFLDEIAEMGQEVQPRLLKVLEERTFRRLGGTTMLRSDARIIAATHQPLAEAVADRRFRADLYYRLQVLTLTLPPLRSNPDEVLALSQIFLAKGHSLTRAAQDALRAYRWPGNIRELKNTLWRAAILAGSAPIDAIHLGLPGDGASTPSAPASLGVRPLEQTERDAIRIALDATSGNRSAAAKALGIARSTLLEKLKRYGLE from the coding sequence ATGCTCTCCATTCTCGTAGTCGACGACGACGAGACCGTGCGGGGGACCCTCGTCGAATTCTTCGAGACCTTCGGCCACACCGTGCGGGGCGCCGCCACGGCGTCCGCGGGGCGCCAGCTCGCGGCGGAGCACGCCCCCGACGTGGTGCTGCTCGACCTGCGCCTCCCCGATGCGCACGGCATCGTGGCGCTCGACGCGCTGCTGGCCGACGACCCCGAGCTGGCGGTCATCATGCTCACGGGGCACGCCGATGTGGCCACCGCCGTGAAGGCCATGCAGCACGGCGCCGCCGACCTGCTGGAAAAGCCCATGGATCTCGAGGCGCTGGCCGGGGCCGTCGAGCGGGCCGCCCGTCGCGGGCGCCTCAAGCAGGAGGTGGCGGTGCTGCGAGCGCAGAGCCGCGCCGACGAGCCGGCCAAGGCGTCGCTCGCCCCCACCCTCGAGCAGCTCATCGTGCTGGCGGCACAGAACGCCGACGCCCCGGTCCTGCTGCAGGGGGAAACGGGGACCGGCAAGGGGTTTGTGGCGCGACAGATCCACGAACGTTCGGCGCGGAACCAATCGCCCTTCGTGGAGATCAACTGCGCCTCCCTCTCCACGACGTTCTTCGAGTCTGAACTGTTCGGGCACGAACGCGGGGCCTTTACCGACGCGCGGCAGGCCAAGCGCGGGCTGCTGGAAGTGGCCGGCGACGGCACCGTGTTTCTCGACGAGATCGCCGAAATGGGGCAGGAGGTCCAGCCCCGCCTGCTCAAGGTGCTCGAGGAGCGCACCTTCCGCCGGCTGGGCGGCACCACGATGCTGCGCTCCGACGCGCGCATCATTGCCGCCACCCACCAGCCGCTCGCCGAAGCGGTGGCCGACCGCCGCTTCCGCGCCGACCTCTATTACCGGCTGCAGGTGCTCACCCTCACCCTGCCGCCGCTGCGCTCCAACCCCGACGAGGTGCTCGCGCTCTCGCAGATCTTCCTCGCCAAGGGACACTCGCTCACCCGCGCCGCCCAGGATGCCCTGCGCGCCTACCGCTGGCCGGGGAACATCCGCGAGCTCAAGAACACCCTCTGGCGCGCTGCCATCCTCGCCGGCTCCGCCCCCATCGACGCCATCCATCTCGGGCTCCCCGGCGACGGCGCCTCGACCCCATCCGCCCCGGCGTCACTCGGCGTCCGCCCCCTCGAGCAGACCGAGCGCGACGCCATCCGCATCGCCCTCGACGCCACCAGCGGCAACCGCTCCGCCGCCGCCAAGGCGCTGGGCATCGCCCGCTCCACGCTGCTCGAAAAGCTCAAGCGCTACGGGCTGGAGTAG
- the serA gene encoding phosphoglycerate dehydrogenase: MFRVLVTDDVDQEGLALLAAEPLLQVDEVPTLPKDELLARIPDYDAIVGRSATRISAELLKAGTKLKVIGRAGVGVDNVAIDVATSLGIAVINAPAGNTVAVAELFFGATIGLLRQLPRAQQVMENGRWDRNSFLGRELKGKTLGIVGLGRIGSEVATRAHAFGMSVVAYDPYIADERFTALRVRRAPSLDALLAETNVLTLHVPLTDETRGMIGRRELARLPNRSVVVNMARGGIIDEAALLAALQGDQLRGAVLDVYEAEPLAADSPLRSAPNLILLPHLGANTVEAQRNVSRDVCLAVRDALLRNDLSKSINVAGGAGEWGDLQPAMLVVRRAAAVARAVLADQGMRAVRRVALRVSPDLAHGTGALLAAAAAGVLEGVIETDRLNLINARSLAETRGLELSVGESHELGARTIEVALAGGMQQLAVTGTAPDGGTPRLTQIGSFHIDVNPRQTLLILTNHDVPGVIGRVGTLLGEQHVNIAEYHQARLAQGGDALAAVSVDGEVSEETRKALLDLPDVVTASVVHFRNE, encoded by the coding sequence ATGTTCCGCGTTCTCGTCACCGATGATGTCGATCAGGAAGGCCTCGCACTGCTCGCCGCCGAGCCGCTGCTGCAGGTGGACGAAGTGCCCACGCTTCCCAAGGACGAGCTGCTCGCCCGCATTCCCGACTACGACGCCATCGTGGGGCGCAGTGCCACGCGCATCAGCGCCGAGCTGCTGAAGGCCGGCACCAAGCTCAAGGTCATTGGTCGCGCCGGGGTGGGCGTGGACAACGTGGCCATCGACGTGGCCACCTCGCTGGGCATTGCCGTCATCAATGCGCCCGCCGGCAACACCGTGGCGGTGGCCGAGCTGTTCTTCGGCGCCACCATTGGCCTGCTACGGCAGCTGCCGCGCGCGCAGCAGGTCATGGAGAACGGTCGCTGGGATCGCAACAGCTTCCTCGGCCGCGAGCTCAAGGGCAAGACGCTCGGCATCGTGGGGCTGGGCCGCATCGGCAGCGAAGTGGCCACGCGCGCGCACGCCTTCGGCATGAGCGTGGTGGCGTACGATCCCTACATCGCCGACGAGCGCTTCACCGCCCTGCGCGTGCGTCGCGCGCCCAGCCTCGATGCGCTGCTCGCCGAAACCAACGTGCTCACGCTGCACGTGCCGCTCACCGACGAAACGCGCGGCATGATCGGCAGGCGGGAACTCGCGCGCCTCCCCAACCGCAGTGTGGTGGTGAACATGGCGCGCGGCGGCATCATCGACGAAGCGGCGCTGCTGGCGGCGCTGCAGGGCGATCAGCTGCGCGGCGCGGTGCTCGACGTGTACGAGGCCGAACCGCTCGCCGCCGATTCGCCGCTGCGCAGCGCCCCCAACCTCATTCTGCTCCCGCACCTCGGCGCCAACACCGTGGAGGCGCAGCGCAACGTGTCGCGCGACGTGTGCCTGGCCGTGCGCGATGCCCTGCTGCGCAACGATCTCTCCAAGAGCATCAACGTGGCCGGTGGCGCCGGCGAGTGGGGCGACCTGCAGCCCGCCATGCTGGTGGTGCGTCGCGCCGCCGCCGTGGCCCGCGCCGTGCTCGCCGACCAGGGAATGCGCGCCGTGCGGCGCGTGGCGCTGCGCGTGAGCCCCGACCTCGCGCACGGTACGGGGGCACTGCTCGCCGCGGCCGCCGCTGGCGTGCTGGAAGGGGTCATCGAAACCGATCGCCTCAACCTCATCAACGCGCGCTCCCTCGCCGAAACGCGCGGCCTCGAACTGAGCGTGGGGGAAAGCCACGAACTGGGCGCGCGCACCATCGAGGTGGCGCTCGCCGGCGGCATGCAGCAGCTCGCCGTGACCGGCACCGCGCCCGACGGGGGCACGCCGCGCCTCACGCAAATCGGCAGCTTTCATATCGACGTGAACCCGCGGCAGACGCTGCTCATTCTCACCAACCACGACGTGCCCGGTGTCATCGGCCGCGTGGGCACGTTGCTGGGTGAGCAGCACGTGAACATCGCCGAGTATCACCAGGCGCGCCTCGCGCAGGGCGGTGACGCCCTCGCCGCCGTGAGCGTCGACGGCGAAGTGAGCGAAGAGACCCGCAAGGCGCTGTTGGATCTCCCCGATGTAGTGACAGCGAGCGTCGTCCACTTCCGCAACGAATGA
- a CDS encoding HAD-IB family phosphatase, producing MPPKFKTVVFDVDSTLAAIEGIDWLAALRGPDIARESEELTARAMAGEMPIEAVYTRRLERIRPTAAELLQLANAYQHAIEPGARELIFELHAARVHVHLLSGGLRTSIIPLALQLGVAADRVHAVSVAQDTDGTFSVLDGEQPLATQQGKPLTVQRLQLRTPVAMVGDGSTDAAVRGVVDSFFAYTRVARREQVVAVADAEAPSFDALRELLFA from the coding sequence GTGCCTCCCAAATTCAAGACGGTAGTTTTCGACGTCGACTCCACGCTGGCCGCCATCGAGGGCATCGACTGGCTCGCCGCGTTGCGCGGCCCCGACATTGCCCGCGAGAGCGAAGAGCTCACGGCGCGGGCCATGGCCGGCGAGATGCCCATCGAGGCCGTGTATACGCGGCGGCTTGAGCGCATTCGCCCCACCGCCGCCGAGCTGCTGCAGCTGGCCAATGCGTATCAGCACGCCATCGAACCCGGCGCGCGTGAGCTCATCTTCGAGCTGCACGCCGCGCGCGTGCACGTGCATCTGCTGAGCGGCGGGCTGCGAACCAGCATCATTCCCCTGGCGCTGCAGCTGGGGGTGGCGGCCGATCGGGTGCACGCCGTCAGCGTCGCGCAGGACACCGACGGCACCTTCAGTGTGCTCGACGGCGAGCAGCCACTGGCCACGCAGCAGGGCAAGCCGCTCACCGTGCAGCGCCTGCAGCTGCGCACCCCCGTGGCCATGGTGGGCGACGGCAGCACCGACGCCGCCGTGCGCGGCGTGGTCGATAGCTTCTTCGCCTACACCCGCGTGGCCCGTCGCGAGCAGGTCGTTGCCGTCGCCGACGCCGAAGCGCCAAGCTTCGACGCCTTGCGGGAGCTGTTGTTCGCGTAG
- a CDS encoding FAD-binding oxidoreductase has product MSHLSLDHDVRFAHARDASGLEMIPESVARPSSIEELAEILRDATSTRTCVTPAGWQSSTTGASITDRGILLSLRNLSHIGEIDTDQRTVRVGAGAIVADVRRAAEAKGLLFTPDPTSEEECTVGGAIACNASGARSLRYGATGPHVRALTVLLASGETLELRRPQLEKNTVGYPIAHDPVEWFVGSEGTLGVVVEAEFALQPLPQQVLGLIVPFTHEADALAFVVSARRSTDVHPRCLEYFDQGAMDIARAAEGSSSWATSARAMVYVEETGAHEDGHDELPLDAWLALAESHAAMAEDIRVYDSPASQLEARRMRHAVPATMNERGAARRPFGGRKVSTDWAVPYPRLAEALHLARGYAVEAGIPLGIAYGHAGNGHPHQNFVAQDADELRRIEQVVYATLKAVIAMGGTVAAEHGIGKLKSRWLPLQMSDAQQRLMRAVKREFDPHGLLAPGNVFA; this is encoded by the coding sequence GTGTCTCACCTCTCCCTCGACCACGACGTCCGCTTCGCGCATGCCCGCGATGCCTCCGGTCTCGAAATGATTCCGGAGTCCGTCGCGCGCCCGTCGTCCATCGAGGAGCTGGCGGAGATTCTCCGGGACGCCACGAGCACCCGCACCTGCGTCACTCCCGCCGGGTGGCAGAGCAGCACCACGGGCGCCAGCATCACCGACCGGGGCATCCTGCTGTCGCTCCGCAATCTGAGTCACATTGGCGAGATCGACACTGACCAGCGCACCGTGCGCGTGGGCGCGGGCGCGATTGTGGCCGATGTGCGGCGCGCCGCCGAAGCCAAGGGGCTGCTGTTCACTCCTGATCCCACCAGTGAGGAAGAGTGCACGGTGGGCGGCGCCATTGCCTGCAACGCCAGCGGGGCGCGCAGCCTGCGCTACGGCGCCACCGGCCCGCACGTGCGCGCGCTCACCGTGCTGCTGGCCAGCGGCGAAACGCTCGAACTGCGTCGCCCGCAGCTGGAGAAGAACACCGTGGGCTACCCCATTGCCCACGATCCCGTGGAGTGGTTCGTGGGGAGCGAGGGTACGCTGGGCGTGGTGGTGGAGGCCGAGTTCGCGCTGCAGCCGCTGCCGCAGCAGGTGCTGGGGCTCATCGTGCCCTTCACGCACGAGGCCGATGCGCTGGCGTTCGTGGTGAGCGCGCGCCGCAGCACCGACGTGCACCCGCGCTGTCTCGAGTACTTCGATCAGGGCGCCATGGACATTGCCCGCGCCGCCGAGGGCAGCAGCAGTTGGGCCACGAGTGCGCGCGCCATGGTGTACGTGGAGGAAACCGGCGCGCACGAAGACGGCCACGACGAGTTGCCGCTCGACGCGTGGCTGGCGCTGGCCGAGTCGCATGCGGCCATGGCCGAAGACATTCGCGTGTACGATTCGCCCGCCAGTCAGCTGGAGGCGCGTCGCATGCGGCACGCGGTGCCCGCCACCATGAACGAGCGTGGCGCCGCGCGGCGCCCGTTTGGTGGGCGCAAGGTGAGCACCGACTGGGCCGTGCCCTACCCGCGGCTGGCCGAAGCGCTGCACCTCGCGCGCGGCTACGCCGTGGAGGCGGGCATTCCGCTGGGCATTGCCTACGGGCACGCCGGCAATGGCCATCCGCACCAGAACTTCGTGGCGCAGGACGCCGATGAACTGCGGCGCATCGAGCAGGTGGTGTATGCCACCCTCAAGGCCGTGATTGCCATGGGCGGCACCGTGGCCGCCGAGCATGGCATTGGCAAACTCAAGAGCCGGTGGCTGCCGCTGCAGATGAGCGATGCCCAGCAGCGCCTCATGCGGGCCGTGAAACGCGAGTTCGACCCGCATGGCCTGCTCGCCCCCGGCAACGTGTTCGCGTAG
- a CDS encoding MerR family transcriptional regulator encodes MAESPVPLLRAHARHAPWNARGLAAHAAALVDSAGVKPTNASARATPSARAVRFYVANGLLDRPEGAGTAATYGYRHLLQLLAIKIRQREGQTLDAIKAEMKETTGDALERRVAASLAPALSLQLDPVRKNTNPVASWRRISIADGMELHVRDDSPAASDDTVVALRDALRRQLGL; translated from the coding sequence ATGGCCGAGTCTCCCGTCCCCCTCCTGCGCGCTCACGCGCGCCACGCTCCGTGGAACGCGCGCGGACTCGCGGCCCACGCGGCGGCGCTCGTTGACAGCGCCGGCGTGAAGCCCACCAACGCCTCGGCACGCGCCACGCCCAGTGCGCGTGCGGTGCGCTTCTACGTGGCCAACGGGCTGCTCGACCGGCCGGAAGGGGCCGGCACCGCCGCCACCTATGGCTACCGGCATCTGCTGCAGCTGCTGGCCATCAAGATCCGTCAGCGCGAAGGACAGACGCTCGACGCCATCAAGGCGGAAATGAAGGAGACCACCGGCGATGCGCTCGAACGGCGCGTAGCCGCGTCGCTCGCGCCCGCCCTGTCGCTGCAACTCGATCCGGTGCGCAAGAACACCAACCCGGTGGCCAGTTGGCGACGCATCAGCATTGCCGACGGCATGGAGCTGCACGTGCGTGACGACTCGCCGGCCGCCTCCGATGATACCGTGGTCGCCCTGCGCGACGCGCTGCGGAGACAGCTGGGACTCTGA
- a CDS encoding ATP-binding protein, with translation MSATHEQPSFSRRLLDALPFTIWSVDLEGRITAANSAWSRFAEENGAPDIAPEAAVIGCSVFDSANDEASRQQIARAMEMLSDGQVTSVRWEFPCSAPDEERVFLMQVTALREDEQVTGFVFATVDITPSHRSREALINTGIALAEAIALDRVYEQVALQLKRAIPSTGFVIAIADDESGRFEIAHRQGYAAYTPEEIELRLTRAWLDALATSNVVREATPNGLEITAPLVSAEGVLGALTLYAEPLESESAIEETERVLAVIAAQTAVAIERAWLVRRVESKRRLEAIGEVAAGVAHELRNPLFGISSAAQLLRFRAREDPVVEKNVGRILREVERLNKMVTSLLEFGRPNAVHLQPADPEVVWDDILEGERARLDAQRLTIRRTRPALPVRSMLDPEQLGQVFRNILVNACDAAPEGSELVLASQVSPVGGWRCRLTNGGPSIPAEVLPHVFEFFYSTKAGGTGIGLALCQRIMDEHGGTINIDSQPEQGTTLTLTLPATAAT, from the coding sequence GTGAGTGCCACCCACGAGCAGCCGTCGTTCTCGCGACGGCTGCTCGACGCCCTCCCCTTCACGATCTGGTCGGTCGATCTCGAAGGACGCATCACCGCGGCGAACAGCGCCTGGTCACGGTTTGCCGAGGAGAATGGAGCACCCGACATCGCGCCCGAAGCGGCGGTGATCGGGTGCTCCGTCTTTGACAGCGCGAACGACGAGGCCTCGCGGCAGCAGATCGCGCGCGCCATGGAAATGCTCAGCGACGGGCAGGTCACCTCGGTCCGCTGGGAGTTCCCCTGCAGCGCCCCCGATGAGGAGCGCGTGTTCCTCATGCAGGTCACCGCGCTGCGCGAGGACGAGCAGGTCACCGGCTTCGTCTTCGCCACCGTCGATATCACCCCCAGCCACCGGTCGCGCGAAGCGCTCATCAACACCGGCATCGCGCTTGCCGAGGCCATCGCCCTCGACCGCGTCTACGAGCAGGTGGCGCTGCAGCTCAAGCGCGCCATCCCCAGCACCGGCTTCGTCATCGCCATTGCCGACGACGAAAGCGGCCGCTTCGAGATCGCGCACCGGCAGGGGTATGCCGCATACACCCCCGAGGAGATCGAGCTGCGCCTCACCCGCGCCTGGCTCGACGCCCTCGCCACCAGCAACGTGGTGCGGGAGGCCACCCCCAACGGCCTCGAAATCACCGCCCCGCTGGTGAGTGCCGAGGGGGTGCTGGGAGCCCTCACGCTGTATGCCGAGCCCCTCGAATCGGAGAGCGCCATCGAGGAGACCGAGCGCGTGCTCGCCGTGATCGCCGCGCAAACAGCGGTGGCGATCGAGCGTGCCTGGCTGGTGCGCCGCGTGGAATCCAAGCGGCGCCTCGAAGCCATTGGCGAGGTGGCGGCCGGCGTAGCGCACGAGCTGCGCAATCCCCTCTTCGGCATTTCCAGCGCGGCGCAGCTGCTCCGCTTCCGGGCCCGCGAGGACCCGGTGGTGGAAAAGAACGTGGGGCGCATTTTGCGCGAGGTGGAACGGCTCAACAAGATGGTCACCAGCCTGCTGGAATTTGGCCGCCCCAATGCCGTGCACCTGCAGCCGGCCGACCCCGAAGTGGTGTGGGACGATATCCTGGAGGGGGAGCGCGCCCGCCTCGACGCCCAGCGCCTCACCATCCGCCGCACCCGTCCCGCCCTGCCGGTGCGCAGCATGCTCGACCCCGAGCAGTTGGGGCAGGTGTTCCGCAACATCCTCGTCAACGCCTGCGACGCCGCCCCCGAAGGGTCGGAGCTGGTGCTGGCCAGCCAGGTCTCCCCGGTGGGCGGGTGGCGGTGTCGCCTCACCAATGGCGGCCCGTCCATCCCGGCGGAGGTGCTCCCGCACGTGTTCGAGTTTTTCTACAGTACCAAGGCCGGCGGCACCGGCATCGGCCTCGCCCTCTGCCAGCGCATCATGGACGAACACGGCGGCACCATCAACATCGACAGCCAGCCGGAGCAGGGCACCACGCTCACGCTCACGCTGCCGGCAACGGCGGCGACGTAG
- a CDS encoding alpha/beta fold hydrolase has protein sequence MSTNHERHMPQEMRASATSPLPNPLGGERRFYDWRGHRVAYVVHGHGDPVVFIHSIHAAAWNAEWRHTVPVLDEHTSYALDLLGFGASDRPPLRYTAQLYLQLIHDFLVDVVGEPALLVGSSLGATYAIAIAADHPRLVRGVVAIGPGGVSRLYNQGGMPFGAIQGTFRTPVVGAALFKALVSRPSIRFFLKDIYAFGLDRDAEQLYWLSANQPNARFAPAAFVGMQLNWDIRERIAQVECPLLIAWGTKASQTPYAEAAQVMRRVPLAELVPFEAGDLPHEEVPHAFNAVLKDFAHRTVAAV, from the coding sequence ATGTCGACCAACCACGAGCGTCACATGCCACAGGAAATGCGTGCCTCCGCCACCTCGCCGCTCCCCAATCCGCTGGGAGGCGAGCGCCGCTTTTACGACTGGCGCGGCCACCGCGTCGCGTACGTGGTGCACGGCCATGGCGACCCCGTCGTCTTCATCCACTCCATCCACGCCGCCGCGTGGAACGCCGAGTGGCGACACACGGTCCCGGTGCTCGACGAGCACACCAGCTACGCCCTCGACCTGCTCGGCTTCGGCGCCTCCGACCGGCCACCGCTGCGCTACACCGCGCAGCTCTACCTGCAGCTCATCCACGACTTCCTGGTCGACGTGGTCGGCGAGCCGGCACTGCTCGTGGGCAGCTCGCTCGGTGCCACGTACGCCATCGCCATCGCCGCCGACCACCCGAGGCTCGTGCGCGGCGTCGTGGCCATTGGCCCCGGTGGCGTGTCGCGCCTCTACAACCAGGGCGGCATGCCCTTCGGCGCCATTCAGGGCACCTTCCGCACCCCCGTCGTGGGCGCCGCCCTCTTCAAGGCGCTCGTCTCGCGCCCCAGCATCCGCTTCTTCCTCAAGGACATCTACGCCTTCGGCCTCGATCGCGACGCGGAACAGCTCTACTGGCTGAGCGCCAACCAACCCAACGCACGCTTCGCCCCGGCCGCCTTCGTGGGCATGCAGCTCAACTGGGACATCCGTGAGCGTATCGCGCAGGTGGAATGTCCGCTGCTCATTGCCTGGGGCACAAAAGCCAGCCAGACCCCGTACGCCGAGGCCGCGCAGGTCATGCGCCGCGTGCCGCTGGCCGAACTCGTGCCCTTCGAGGCCGGGGATCTGCCACACGAAGAAGTGCCCCACGCCTTCAACGCGGTGCTCAAGGACTTCGCCCACCGCACCGTCGCCGCGGTGTAG